The Candidatus Brocadia sp. genome includes the window TTGTAGGTAAGAGCGGGGCCGGGAAATCAACGCTTGTAAACCTGATACCACGTTTCTATGACCCTGTCAAAGGTTGCATTGAGATTGACGGGATAGATATACGAAAGATCAAGCACGAATCGCTCCTCGCACACATTGCAATAGTCTCCCAGCAAACCTTCCTCTTTAACCGCAGTCTCCGTGAAAACATACTCTATGGGAGAAGGGATGCTACAATCGAGGAAATTTATGCAGCTGCAAAGTCTGCCAATATTCATGAATTTATTATGAGTCTTCCCAGGGGCTATGATACCGCTGTGGGTGAATTAGGGGTAAAACTATCAGGAGGGCAGCGTCAGCGGATCGCCATCGCCCGTGCCATACTGAAAAATGCGCCCATTTTACTCTTAGACGAAGCGACTTCGTCACTGGATTACGAATCTGAGAAATTGGTACAAGATGCTCTCAATAACCTGATCGCCGGAAAAACAACCATCGTCGTCGCCCATCGCCTTTCCACAATCCAACATTGTGACAGAATTATCGTGATGCAAAATGGGCATATTGTGGAAACGGGCAGTCACGAATCCCTTATGTCAGGTGAGGGAGAATACAAACGCGTTTACCAGTTGCATTTTGATACACTTCAGCCATGAGAATTCTTGTTATTGGCTCTCTGGGCATGCTCGGCAGAGACCTTGTAAATCGATTTCCCGGCTTTTCTGACTCAAAATTTTCTTGTATCGAAGTTATCGCAGCAAATCACGAGCACATAGATATTACGCATGGCCCGGATACCTCCACATTCGTTGCTCGAATCATGCCAGACGTCATTGTCAACTGTGCCGCGTTTACGGATGTTGATGCTTGTGAAATCCAAATTTCAGAGGCCTTTGCTGTCAATGTAAACGGGGCAAAGAATGTGGCATTGGCGGGAAAAGAAACAGGGGCAAAGATTATTCATATCAGCACCGATTACGTATTTGACGGCGACAAGAATGAATCTTACATTGAAACCGACAAACCTAATCCTCTCTCTGTCTATGGCAAATCAAAACTTGAAGGAGAACTTGCCATTCAGGAAATAAACGATAACTACGCTATTATCAGAACGGCATGGCTTTATGGTCCGTATAAGAAAAATTTTGTAACCACCATGCTAAATCTGGGAAGGAAAAACCGCTCCGTGTCCGTTGTGACCGACCAGTGCGGATGCCCCACGTATACGGCAGACTTATCGTATGCAATTTGGAAAATCATATCACTGGATCTCCGGGGCCTGTACCACGTAACGAACGACGGAATATGTTCACGCTATGAGTGGGCAAAGAAGATCTTTGCATTAACCGGTGATCAGGTATCTGTACTTCCTCTGAAAACTGCAGATTACAAAAGAACTGCAAATGTCCCTCAAAATTCTTCACTAAACTGTACGAAATATTCCACAGCTACTGGGCATAAAATGAGACCGTGGCTAGAGGCATTGGAAGAGTATATTAAGACTATGTAGCGATTCAGCCAGGAATTAACACAAACAGGAACAAATGTAATGCAGGCTATTATCAGGATTTTTCATAAGGATTTCCCCTTTCAACTATTGGTTCTTTCTGCTTTTTTAAGGCTGATTGAAAGTGGCTTCTGCTTAAATGCACTCACTTTTAGGATAGAAAAACCGATAATGTTTCCTTTCTCATCAACCTTCTCCATCACCGCATCGTTTTCTGTCTGCCTGAAGTACCCTGCTTTTTGTTCAAATATGACTTCAAGGTAATCTCCTTCTTTGTCGTACCAGACTTTTATTTCCTTTTCCATAATATTTCACCTCTCTTTATCGTGTCCGTGAAACTGTCTTTCATCGGTCAATCGAACTTCTTTTCAAAAAATCTGTTAAATCCTTTCTTTCGCACCTTCTTTTTAGTTCTTTATCACCCGTCCATAAGACTCCATCCAATTCTAATGTCAACGCAACGAACAATGTGTCTTTTTCGTTCAAAAAACAAAACATCCTGATATTTCTGTCCGCCTTGCAACAACGCGGAAAAGAGGATGTTTATGTCGATGACTACTTTCATTTATTTTTTTATCCGTTTAAGTACTTTATCCTTGTTCTTCTTCCACCACTCTTCTTTGATTTCTTCTGATAGTTTCCATGCTTCTTTGTCAGTCATCTGGCATTTTTCTATTAACATTTCAAGTTCTATTCTTTCAATAAACTTCTTTACATAATCCTTTGAAATCAAATTCTTTGGAATTTTTACCACTAAATTTTTTCCTGATTTTAGTATTTGCTTTTATAAACCCTCCGTACTTCATAATTATTTATTGTAATATCCACTTTAAATGGCGGGTAATTCAGGGCTAAAAGAAGTTTTTGTAGGATGGGCATTGCCCATCATGATTAATCCTGATGCAAGGATGGGGCGATCTCACCCTTGCTTAATTTTCTGCCTGTGCGCTTGCCTACGTTCCACGGACAGGCAGGTGTCCGCACGCAAACAGGTTGGTAGGCAGTGCCTACCCTACAAGGCTATTTGACCACGAATTAACATAATTGGGCACAAACGGAAAACTGAAATCCAAATAATCTACTGTTGAAGTACACATCGGTAGACTAATGTTCGGTGAGTTTGGAAACGAGAAGCGTTTGGTAATCCCCGTGAACTGCAACACGCAGTTAATCAAACTGCGCTATTAGGAATGCTCAACACTCTTTTTCCAATAATTTTTTTAATTCCGGTATACAATCATATATTTTTAATACATAGTCTTTCATCCCTTCATTTACAATTTCTGGTGGAAATTTACCAGATTTATCCATTTGACGCAATTCTTCCGCCTTTAAAAGATCCGTATAGAATGTAAAAAGGCTAGTTGGCAACTCTCTGTTAAAAAAACATATTTCTTTCCTGAAGCTAAAAAACGGTCCATTTGTATAAAAAGGTTGATCTATACTTATATATTTAATTTTCGGATCAGGTGGAGGATTGTTAAGCATTCCTACAAATATCTTTAAACTTTCTTCCAATGAAGATATTTCCAGAATAAATGCTTTGGCAATATTTTTTTGTTCGTATCTTACTTGAATTTTCCACATGAAGAATGATGAAGCAAATCCGATAATCCCACCGATTACTGAAAATATAATTTCTTTAGTCATTATCATTCTCCTCACGCGTAAAAGGTGTAATCACGTTCAATAAATTCAGCAAGTGCTTTGAGATCAGCAGTGGCTTCTTGAAACCAGATTACTTTTCAGGCCATTTTGTCATCATTTTTTCAACTTCTTTCTGCGAATAAATTCGCCCTTCCTCTGTATCTTTTAATTCACGTTTAATCTTTTGAAGGGTGTAAGATGATATTGAATTTCTTCTAACGAACAATCATCTAGCAAACATTTGAGAAACTCGCTTATCTTTTGTTTGACTATCTACATATGCCCCTTCCGTTAAAAATATTATTTTGATGACCATTATTGGCAAACCCATTGTACTTGTCAAACGATTTTTCATGCTTTTTGTCTCAGCGGCAGTCCTAGAATTGTCTTGAGAATGGAGCGTGAAAATCTTATATTTAATGTCTTGGAATTTTAATAATTGAGATTCTTCGGTCGCTTCACTCCCTCAGAATGACAAGAACAATGATTCTAGCATTAGTAACAGAGCACACCGGGAACGCAGAGCAAAAATTATCTGTGTAATCTCTGTGACCTCTGTGGTTAATAAATTCTATAAAGTTATGAAGAAATCCATTATTGCCCGCGGCATACGGGTGAATAATTTAAAGAATATTGATATCGAAATCCCCCACAAAAAATTGGTGGTGATCACAGGGGTCAGCGGATCGGGCAAATCCAGTCTTGCATTCGATACCCTTTTTGCAGAAGGGCAGAGGCGGTATGTGGAATCTTTTTCGGCCTATGCGCGCCAATTCCTGGAAAGGATGGATAAGCCCGATATCGACCATATTGAAGGGATCCCCCCGGCCATAGCCATCCAGCAAAAAAACCAGGTAAAAAACCGGCGTTCAACCGTTGGGACCGCTACGGAAATTAATGACTATCTCAGGTTGTTATTTGCACGGATTGGCAAGACCTATTGTGCTAACTGTAAGCGGCATGTGCAGATTAATACCGTTTCCCACATTGTCGAGACTGTCCTGTCGTTACCGGAAGGCACACGGTTTCTGGTCACCTTCCCTATCACTGTCAGCCAAAAAGTATCGAGCCAATCACAAATCAATCTCCTGAAAGAACGCGGGTTGGTAAGGATAATGGCGGATAATGCCATTGTCGATATAACAACCGAAATAAAAGACTGGGATATCCGTACTGCGAAGTCTGTTTATGGAATTATTGATCGGCTGGTCGTCAAAGACGTGATAAAAGAACGCCTTGTGGATGCCCTGGAAACTTCATATCGTTTGGGTGCCGGGCATTTAAGCATTATATACAATATCCAAAATACCTCTCCGTATCCCGATATGCATATACAAGGATATCCTTTGACTATCCAGGATTCTCCATGGGTTGAACTGAGATACAGCAAGCAATTCTTTTGCAGTTACTGTGCTATTGAATACCCGGAACCTGTCCCTGTATTATTTTCTTTTAATAACCCGATCGGCGCGTGTCCGAAATGCCAGGGATTTGGATACACCATTGAGATTGATATGGATAGCGTCATACCGGATAAGGAAAAGACATTGAATGAAGGTGCTATCGCCCCATGGAATACCCCTACCTATAGCACGATGTTTGATTCGCTGAAAAAGGCATCTTCCAGCTATGATATCCCCTTGGATGTCCCATTCCGTAAGCTGACAAAAGAACAAGCAAGACTGATTTGGGAAGGCACAGAAGATTTTTGCGGCATCCGCGACTTCTTTGCGTGGCTGGAACAGCGGAAATATAAGATGCACGTTCGGGTGTTTTTGAGTAAATATCGGGGATACGCCTTGTGTCTTACCTGTAACGGAAGGCGTTTAAAAAGCCAGGCACTGAACGTTTTGATAAACCATAAGAATATAGCTGATGTTTGTACTATGACAATCGATGATGCATACCGATTCTTTGAAGAGATCCAGCTTACTGAGTATGAAAAAAATATTGCCCATTTG containing:
- the rfbD gene encoding dTDP-4-dehydrorhamnose reductase → MRILVIGSLGMLGRDLVNRFPGFSDSKFSCIEVIAANHEHIDITHGPDTSTFVARIMPDVIVNCAAFTDVDACEIQISEAFAVNVNGAKNVALAGKETGAKIIHISTDYVFDGDKNESYIETDKPNPLSVYGKSKLEGELAIQEINDNYAIIRTAWLYGPYKKNFVTTMLNLGRKNRSVSVVTDQCGCPTYTADLSYAIWKIISLDLRGLYHVTNDGICSRYEWAKKIFALTGDQVSVLPLKTADYKRTANVPQNSSLNCTKYSTATGHKMRPWLEALEEYIKTM
- a CDS encoding DUF2283 domain-containing protein, yielding MEKEIKVWYDKEGDYLEVIFEQKAGYFRQTENDAVMEKVDEKGNIIGFSILKVSAFKQKPLSISLKKAERTNS